From one Lemur catta isolate mLemCat1 chromosome 5, mLemCat1.pri, whole genome shotgun sequence genomic stretch:
- the ATXN1 gene encoding ataxin-1, with protein MKSNQERSNECLPPKKREIPATSRSSEEKAPALPSDNHRAEGAAWLPGNPGGRGHAGGRHGPAGASAAELGLQQGIGLHKALSTGLDYSPPSAPRSVPAATTLPTAYPPPQSGTPVSPVQYTHLPHTFQFIGSSQYSGPYTGFIPSQLISPTANPVTSSVASAAGAATPSQRSQLEAYSTLLANVGGLSQAPGHKIEPPPPQQHLGRAPGLITPGSPPPAPQNQYVHISSSPQSAGRTASPPALPVHLHPHQTMIPHTLTLGPSSQVVVQYSDSGSHFVPREPSKKAESSRLQQAVQAKEVLNGEMEKSRRYGAPSSADLGLGKAGGKSVPHPYESRHVVVHPSAADYGSRDPAAVRASVMVLPNSNAPAADVEGPHAPHREASPSALNDKSGLHLGKPGHRSYALSPHTVIQTTHSASEPLPVGLPATAFYAGTQPPVIGYLSGQQQAITYAGSLPQHLVIPGAQPLLIPVGSADVEASGAAPAIVTSSPQFAAVPHTFVTTALPKSENFSPEALGTPAAYPAMVPAQIHLPVVQSVASPAAPAPTLPPYFMKGSIIQLANGELKKVEDLKTEDFIQSAEISNDLKIDSSTVERIEDSHSPGVAVIQFAVGEHRAQVSVEVLVEYPFFVFGQGWSSCCPERTSQLFDLPCSKLSVGDVCISLTLKNLKNGSVKKGQPADPASVLLKHSKTDSLAGSRHRYAEQENGINQGSAQMLSENGELKFPEKIGLPAAPFLTKIEPSKPAATRKRRWSAPETRKLEKSEDEPPLTLPKPSLIPQEVKICIEGRSNVGK; from the exons ATGAAATCCAACCAAGAGCGGAGCAACGAATGCCTGCCTCCCAAGAAGCGTGAGATCCCCGCCACCAGCCGGTCCTCCGAGGAGAAggcccctgctctgcccagcgACAACCACCGGGCGGAGGGCGCGGCATGGCTCCCAGGCAACCCCGGTGGCAGGGGCCACGCGGGTGGGAGGCACGGGCCGGCGGGGGCCTCGGCGGCGGAGCTTGGTTTACAGCAGGGAATAGGTTTACACAAAGCATTGTCCACGGGGCTGGACTACTCCCCGCCCAGCGCTCCCAGGTCTGTCCCGGCGGCCACCACGCTGCCCACGGCGTACCCTCCCCCGCAGTCAGGGACTCCAGTGTCCCCCGTGCAGTACACTCACCTGCCGCACACCTTCCAGTTCATCGGGTCCTCCCAGTACAGCGGGCCCTACACCGGCTTCATCCCGTCACAGCTGATCTCCCCGACAGCCAACCCCGTCACCAGTTCCGTGGCCTCCGCCGCGGGGGCCGCCACTCCGTCCCAGCGCTCCCAGCTGGAGGCCTATTCCACTCTGCTGGCCAACGTGGGTGGCCTGAGCCAGGCCCCGGGACACAAGATTGAGCCGCCGCCACCGCAGCAGCACCTGGGCAGGGCTCCGGGGCTCATCACCCCGGGGTCCCCGCCACCCGCCCCGCAGAACCAGTACGTGCACATCTCCAGTTCTCCGCAGAGCGCCGGGCGCACCGCCTCTCCGCCGGCCCTCCCCGTCCACCTCCACCCCCATCAGACGATGATCCCCCACACGCTCACGCTGGGGCCCTCCTCCCAGGTCGTCGTGCAGTACAGCGACTCCGGCAGCCACTTCGTCCCTCGGGAGCCCAGCAAGAAGGCCGAGAGCAGCAGGCTGCAGCAGGCCGTGCAGGCCAAGGAAGTCCTCAACGGCGAGATGGAGAAGAGCCGGCGCTACGGGGCCCCGTCCTCGGCCGACCTGGGCCTGGGCAAGGCGGGCGGCAAGTCGGTCCCTCACCCGTACGAGTCCAGGCACGTGGTGGTCCACCCGAGCGCCGCGGACTACGGCAGCCGCGACCCTGCCGCCGTCCGGGCCTCGGTCATGGTCCTGCCCAACAGCAACGCGCCCGCGGCCGACGTGGAGGGGCCGCACGCCCCGCACCGGGAGGCCTCCCCCTCCGCCCTCAACGACAAAAGCGGCCTGCACTTAGGGAAGCCCGGCCACCGGTCCTACGCGCTGTCACCCCACACGGTCATCCAGACCACACACAGCGCCTCCGAGCCACTCCCGGTGGGACTGCCAGCCACAGCCTTCTACGCGGGGACCCAGCCGCCTGTCATCGGCTACCTGAGCGGCCAGCAGCAAGCAATCACCTACGCTGGCAGCCTGCCCCAGCACCTGGTGATCCCCGGTGCGCAGCCCCTGCTCATTCCGGTCGGCAGCGCCGACGTGGAAGCGTCGGGGGCCGCCCCTGCCATCGTCACGTCGTCCCCTCAGTTCGCTGCAGTGCCTCACACCTTCGTCACCACCGCCCTTCCCAAGAGCGAGAACTTCAGCCCCGAGGCGCTGGGCACCCCGGCCGCCTACCCAGCCATGGTGCCGGCCCAGATCCACCTGCCCGTGGTGCAGTCAGTGGCGTCCCCCGCGGCGCCCGCCCCCACACTGCCCCCCTACTTCATGAAAGGCTCCATCATCCAGCTGGCCAACGGGGAGCTGAAGAAGGTGGAGGACTTGAAAACGGAAGACTTCATCCAGAGCGCGGAGATAAGCAACGACCTGAAAATCGACTCCAGCACGGTGGAGCGGATTGAGGACAGCCACAGCCCGGGTGTCGCCGTGATCCAGTTCGCCGTCGGGGAGCACCGAGCGCAG GTCAGCGTTGAAGTTTTGGTAGAGTATCCTTTTTTTGTGTTTGGACAGGGCTGGTCATCGTGCTGTCCAGAGAGAACCAGCCAGCTCTTTGATTTGCCGTGTTCCAAACTCTCAGTCGGGGATGTCTGCATCTCGCTCACCCTCAAGAACCTGAAGAACGGCTCTGTTAAGAAGGGCCAGCCCGCAGACCCGGCCAGCGTCCTGCTGAAGCACTCAAAGACCGACAGCCTGGCGGGCAGCAGACACAGGTACGCCGAGCAGGAAAACGGAATCAATCAGGGAAGTGCCCAGATGCTCTCTGAGAATGGTGAACTGAAGTTTCCAGAAAAAATAGGATTGCCTGCAGCGCCCTTCCTCACCAAAATAGAACCCAGCAAGCCCGCGGCCACGAGGAAGAGGAGGTGGTCGGCGCCGGAGACCCGCAAACTGGAGAAGTCAGAAGACGAACCACCTTTGACTCTTCCTAAGCCTTCTCTAATTCCTCAGGAGGTTAAGATTTGCATTGAAGGCCGTTCTAACGTAGGCAAGTAG